The following proteins come from a genomic window of Geminicoccaceae bacterium SCSIO 64248:
- a CDS encoding ABC transporter substrate-binding protein, producing MRLSRRETLQLGVAAAAIGAAGIGGARAQESDVIRIGIAAGGPRHSDPNLTTQGSDNWATEQMYEQLVRPDDGAFAVTPDEFRPTLATSWTQSEDAKTWSFTLREGVQFHKGYGEMTSEDVVYSYERAITSGTNRTILSNIASVTADGPYKVTLQLKSPDALFLGTSVFNNNTSIVSKKAALEMGEAFATDAVGTGPYELVRFDTESGTTLKRHEGYWGEKAKVANVECLYIADTTARTLALLSGNIDMMEAVRAPGWVDSMLQRDPTLKIDMTVPGSFNTLHVNLTREPFNDLRVRQALMHAIDRPAVARALAPMGGVLAGLQPDFFPAGFKTEDLPAELQYPYDPERSKALLEDAGFPDGISFVALCSQREDYASTMLIVQELLRPAGFNMDLRIGDHTAYHADNRSDKNTLAMHSSSYPPIPTQLYFQQLSSRSEVKSDGTGGGNYSHYGVAMPGIDGLLDQALQSTSFEDYERICREIELQVLRDLPLIGLSTLSFTVARNARVDLGYPIKSGYARWRFHRATKTA from the coding sequence ATGCGACTGAGCAGGCGTGAAACGCTCCAACTGGGTGTCGCGGCGGCGGCGATCGGTGCGGCCGGAATCGGCGGCGCGCGTGCGCAGGAGTCCGACGTCATCCGCATCGGCATCGCCGCCGGCGGGCCGCGGCACAGCGATCCCAACCTCACGACCCAGGGATCGGACAACTGGGCCACCGAGCAGATGTACGAGCAGCTCGTCCGGCCGGACGACGGCGCGTTCGCCGTCACGCCCGACGAGTTCCGGCCGACCCTGGCGACGAGCTGGACGCAGTCGGAGGACGCCAAGACCTGGAGCTTCACCCTGCGGGAAGGGGTGCAGTTCCATAAGGGCTATGGCGAGATGACCTCGGAGGACGTCGTCTACTCGTACGAGCGCGCGATCACGTCGGGAACCAACCGGACCATTCTGTCCAACATCGCCAGCGTCACGGCGGACGGTCCCTACAAGGTGACTCTGCAGCTGAAGAGCCCGGATGCGCTCTTCCTCGGCACCAGCGTCTTTAACAACAACACGTCGATCGTCTCGAAGAAGGCGGCCCTCGAGATGGGCGAGGCCTTCGCGACGGACGCCGTCGGCACCGGGCCGTACGAACTCGTCAGGTTCGATACCGAATCGGGTACGACGCTGAAGCGTCACGAAGGCTATTGGGGCGAGAAGGCGAAGGTCGCCAACGTCGAGTGCCTCTACATCGCCGATACGACGGCGCGGACCCTCGCGCTTCTCTCCGGCAACATCGACATGATGGAGGCCGTCCGCGCGCCGGGCTGGGTCGATTCCATGCTGCAGCGCGATCCGACTCTCAAGATCGACATGACGGTGCCCGGGTCGTTCAACACGCTGCACGTCAACCTGACGCGCGAGCCGTTCAATGACCTGCGGGTCCGCCAAGCGCTGATGCACGCGATCGACCGGCCGGCCGTGGCGCGGGCGCTGGCACCCATGGGCGGCGTCCTTGCCGGTCTGCAGCCGGACTTCTTCCCGGCGGGATTCAAGACCGAGGATCTGCCGGCCGAGCTGCAATATCCCTACGATCCCGAGCGATCGAAGGCGCTGCTGGAAGACGCCGGCTTCCCCGATGGAATCAGCTTCGTGGCGCTTTGCAGCCAGCGCGAGGACTACGCCTCGACCATGCTGATCGTGCAGGAGCTGCTGCGCCCGGCCGGTTTCAACATGGATCTCCGGATCGGCGATCACACGGCATATCACGCCGACAATCGTTCCGACAAAAACACGCTCGCCATGCACTCGTCGAGCTATCCGCCGATCCCGACGCAACTCTACTTCCAGCAATTGTCCTCGCGCTCGGAAGTGAAGTCCGACGGTACCGGCGGCGGCAACTACAGCCATTACGGCGTCGCCATGCCGGGGATCGACGGCCTGCTCGACCAGGCGCTCCAGTCAACGAGCTTCGAGGACTACGAGCGCATCTGCCGGGAGATCGAGCTTCAGGTCCTGCGCGACCTGCCGTTGATCGGCCTGTCGACTCTGTCCTTTACCGTGGCGCGCAACGCGCGGGTCGATCTCGGCTATCCCATCAAGAGCGGCTACGCGCGCTGGCGCTTTCATCGCGCCACGAAGACGGCCTGA
- a CDS encoding mandelate racemase/muconate lactonizing enzyme family protein has product MGLSARIKTVEPIQVAWQRDDPPGRRSAIVRITTEDGVVGYGEASPMQGGLHSLGIIERDLTPGLIGADPFDQAVLHDRLYHRNIKLGPEGALTGALAAVDIALWDIKGKLLGLPVYKLLGGAWRTEIPFYASIGGNAARTVDETVRVVESRWKAETPAAIKIRRDGDRSRLDLDIPGDLAKARAVRALVGDDYPLAFDANNGYSVGGAIRVGRALEELGYIWFEEPVQHYDVRGMGEVAQRLDITVSAAEQTYTQQALVDMIRAGVRMVQPDIVKMGGITGLMQCAAVCYAHGVELVPHQTQPTIAHAANLHVLATLMHLTKPAEYADPSGRMDPGFPVAPRPENGRFTVSDRPGLGIEVDEAELSSRL; this is encoded by the coding sequence GTGGGCCTTTCCGCACGTATAAAGACGGTCGAGCCGATCCAGGTCGCGTGGCAGCGGGACGATCCGCCGGGCCGGCGAAGCGCCATCGTGCGCATCACGACCGAGGACGGCGTGGTCGGCTATGGCGAGGCCTCGCCGATGCAGGGCGGCCTGCATTCGCTGGGGATCATCGAGCGCGATCTCACGCCCGGCCTGATCGGGGCGGACCCCTTCGATCAGGCGGTGCTCCACGATCGCCTGTACCACCGCAACATCAAGCTCGGCCCGGAAGGAGCGCTGACCGGCGCGCTGGCGGCCGTCGACATCGCGCTGTGGGACATCAAGGGCAAGCTCCTCGGCCTGCCTGTCTACAAGCTCCTGGGCGGGGCATGGCGAACGGAGATCCCGTTCTACGCCTCCATCGGCGGGAACGCCGCGCGCACGGTCGACGAGACGGTCCGCGTCGTCGAATCCCGCTGGAAGGCCGAGACGCCGGCCGCGATCAAGATCCGCCGTGACGGCGACCGGTCCCGTCTGGATCTCGATATTCCGGGGGATCTCGCCAAGGCGAGGGCGGTTCGTGCGCTGGTCGGCGACGACTACCCGCTCGCCTTCGACGCAAACAATGGCTACTCGGTCGGCGGAGCGATCCGGGTCGGCCGCGCCTTGGAAGAACTCGGCTACATCTGGTTCGAGGAACCGGTCCAGCACTACGACGTGCGCGGCATGGGCGAGGTCGCCCAGCGCCTCGACATCACCGTATCGGCGGCGGAACAGACATACACGCAGCAGGCCCTGGTCGACATGATCCGTGCCGGCGTGCGGATGGTCCAGCCGGACATCGTCAAGATGGGCGGGATCACCGGGCTGATGCAGTGCGCGGCGGTCTGCTACGCGCACGGGGTCGAACTGGTTCCGCACCAGACCCAGCCGACCATCGCGCACGCCGCCAATCTGCATGTCCTGGCGACGCTGATGCACCTGACCAAGCCCGCCGAATATGCCGACCCGTCGGGCCGCATGGACCCCGGCTTCCCGGTTGCGCCCCGGCCCGAAAACGGCCGCTTCACCGTCTCGGACAGGCCGGGCCTCGGGATCGAGGTCGACGAAGCGGAGTTGAGCAGCCGGCTCTGA